The Cucumis melo cultivar AY chromosome 5, USDA_Cmelo_AY_1.0, whole genome shotgun sequence genome has a segment encoding these proteins:
- the LOC103491218 gene encoding uncharacterized protein LOC103491218 isoform X2, producing MEIRGKMKVQPIDIDPPTGRVAIRADPGKPVLKSRLRKLFDRPFPNVLKNSTAEKPIAAGEAAQFIINKDGFSEFEPSSICLAKMVQSFIEESNEKQLSVATAVKNGRNRCNCFNGNNNDSSDDESDDFGGGFGETVTIGSSGADVYDLLKSLILCASVAERNLLADTAKIVEKNNKIHKRKDDLRKVVTDGLSSLGYDSSICKSKWEKSPSHPAGEYEYIDVMVENERLVIDIDFRSEFEIARSTGMYKTILQLIPNIFVGKTDRLGQIVSIVSEAARQSLKKKGMHFPPWRKAEYMRAKWLSPHIRSKPPNPSVKEIEITNMEENENNEESPTETDCGELELIFGDEETMITSGESNSIASSPPPQEGLYGGKKAALTVTPWQPPAIKPKSLDRGAKIVTGLASILKENP from the exons ATGGAAATTCGGGGAAAG ATGAAGGTTCAACCTATCGATATCGATCCTCCAACTGGAAGAGTTGCCATTCGTGCTGATCCTGGCAAACCAGTACTGAAATCGCGTTTGAGGAAGCTCTTTGATCGACCGTTTCCGAATGTTCTTAAGAATTCAACTGCGGAAAAGCCAATCGCGGCTGGGGAAGCTGCACAGTTCATCATCAATAAAGATGGGTTCTCTGAGTTTGAGCCGAGCTCcatttgtttggctaaaatggTGCAGAGTTTTATTGAGGAGAGTAACGAGAAGCAATTGTCAGTGGCCACTGCTGTGAAGAACGGTCGCAACCGCTGCAATTGCTTCAACGGGAACAATAATGACAGTTCTGATGATGAGTCCGATGACTTCGGCGGTGGTTTTGGTGAAACTGTAACAATCGGATCATCTGGTGCCGATGTTTACGACTTACTCAAG AGTCTGATACTTTGTGCTAGCGTAGCTGAGAGAAATCTCTTAGCCGACACCGCAAAGATTGTTGAGAAGAACAACAAAATTCACAAAAGGAAAGACGATTTGAGAAAAGTTGTCACAGATGGCCTTTCATCTCTCGGTTACGATTCTTCAATCTGTAAATCGAAATGGGAGAAATCCCCTTCACATCCTGCAG GAGAATATGAATACATCGATGTGATGGTGGAGAACGAGAGATTGGTGATAGACATAGATTTCAGATCGGAGTTTGAGATCGCTCGTTCCACTGGAATGTACAAGACGATTCTTCAATTAATCCCGAATATCTTCGTCGGAAAAACGGATCGTTTAGGTCAAATCGTATCGATCGTATCAGAGGCTGCGAGACAGAGCTTGAAGAAGAAGGGGATGCACTTTCCGCCATGGAGGAAAGCTGAATACATGAGAGCTAAATGGCTTTCGCCTCACATCAGATCCAAGCCTCCAAATCCTTCGGTGAAGGAGATCGAAATCACGAACATGGAGGAAAACGAGAACAACGAAGAATCGCCGACAGAGACGGACTGCGGAGAATTGGAATTGATATTCGGAGACGAAGAGACGATGATCACATCAGGTGAAAGTAATTCAATCGCTTCATCGCCGCCTCCGCAGGAAGGATTGTATGGCGGCAAGAAGGCGGCGTTGACAGTGACGCCCTGGCAACCTCCGGCGATCAAACCGAAGAGTCTCGATAGAGGAGCTAAGATCGTTACGGGATTGGCATCAATTCTGAAAGAGAATCCGTAA
- the LOC103491218 gene encoding uncharacterized protein LOC103491218 isoform X1 produces MEIRGKNGAEMTRMKVQPIDIDPPTGRVAIRADPGKPVLKSRLRKLFDRPFPNVLKNSTAEKPIAAGEAAQFIINKDGFSEFEPSSICLAKMVQSFIEESNEKQLSVATAVKNGRNRCNCFNGNNNDSSDDESDDFGGGFGETVTIGSSGADVYDLLKSLILCASVAERNLLADTAKIVEKNNKIHKRKDDLRKVVTDGLSSLGYDSSICKSKWEKSPSHPAGEYEYIDVMVENERLVIDIDFRSEFEIARSTGMYKTILQLIPNIFVGKTDRLGQIVSIVSEAARQSLKKKGMHFPPWRKAEYMRAKWLSPHIRSKPPNPSVKEIEITNMEENENNEESPTETDCGELELIFGDEETMITSGESNSIASSPPPQEGLYGGKKAALTVTPWQPPAIKPKSLDRGAKIVTGLASILKENP; encoded by the exons ATGGAAATTCGGGGAAAG AATGGAGCAGAGATGACGAGG ATGAAGGTTCAACCTATCGATATCGATCCTCCAACTGGAAGAGTTGCCATTCGTGCTGATCCTGGCAAACCAGTACTGAAATCGCGTTTGAGGAAGCTCTTTGATCGACCGTTTCCGAATGTTCTTAAGAATTCAACTGCGGAAAAGCCAATCGCGGCTGGGGAAGCTGCACAGTTCATCATCAATAAAGATGGGTTCTCTGAGTTTGAGCCGAGCTCcatttgtttggctaaaatggTGCAGAGTTTTATTGAGGAGAGTAACGAGAAGCAATTGTCAGTGGCCACTGCTGTGAAGAACGGTCGCAACCGCTGCAATTGCTTCAACGGGAACAATAATGACAGTTCTGATGATGAGTCCGATGACTTCGGCGGTGGTTTTGGTGAAACTGTAACAATCGGATCATCTGGTGCCGATGTTTACGACTTACTCAAG AGTCTGATACTTTGTGCTAGCGTAGCTGAGAGAAATCTCTTAGCCGACACCGCAAAGATTGTTGAGAAGAACAACAAAATTCACAAAAGGAAAGACGATTTGAGAAAAGTTGTCACAGATGGCCTTTCATCTCTCGGTTACGATTCTTCAATCTGTAAATCGAAATGGGAGAAATCCCCTTCACATCCTGCAG GAGAATATGAATACATCGATGTGATGGTGGAGAACGAGAGATTGGTGATAGACATAGATTTCAGATCGGAGTTTGAGATCGCTCGTTCCACTGGAATGTACAAGACGATTCTTCAATTAATCCCGAATATCTTCGTCGGAAAAACGGATCGTTTAGGTCAAATCGTATCGATCGTATCAGAGGCTGCGAGACAGAGCTTGAAGAAGAAGGGGATGCACTTTCCGCCATGGAGGAAAGCTGAATACATGAGAGCTAAATGGCTTTCGCCTCACATCAGATCCAAGCCTCCAAATCCTTCGGTGAAGGAGATCGAAATCACGAACATGGAGGAAAACGAGAACAACGAAGAATCGCCGACAGAGACGGACTGCGGAGAATTGGAATTGATATTCGGAGACGAAGAGACGATGATCACATCAGGTGAAAGTAATTCAATCGCTTCATCGCCGCCTCCGCAGGAAGGATTGTATGGCGGCAAGAAGGCGGCGTTGACAGTGACGCCCTGGCAACCTCCGGCGATCAAACCGAAGAGTCTCGATAGAGGAGCTAAGATCGTTACGGGATTGGCATCAATTCTGAAAGAGAATCCGTAA
- the LOC103491218 gene encoding uncharacterized protein LOC103491218 isoform X3, producing MKVQPIDIDPPTGRVAIRADPGKPVLKSRLRKLFDRPFPNVLKNSTAEKPIAAGEAAQFIINKDGFSEFEPSSICLAKMVQSFIEESNEKQLSVATAVKNGRNRCNCFNGNNNDSSDDESDDFGGGFGETVTIGSSGADVYDLLKSLILCASVAERNLLADTAKIVEKNNKIHKRKDDLRKVVTDGLSSLGYDSSICKSKWEKSPSHPAGEYEYIDVMVENERLVIDIDFRSEFEIARSTGMYKTILQLIPNIFVGKTDRLGQIVSIVSEAARQSLKKKGMHFPPWRKAEYMRAKWLSPHIRSKPPNPSVKEIEITNMEENENNEESPTETDCGELELIFGDEETMITSGESNSIASSPPPQEGLYGGKKAALTVTPWQPPAIKPKSLDRGAKIVTGLASILKENP from the exons ATGAAGGTTCAACCTATCGATATCGATCCTCCAACTGGAAGAGTTGCCATTCGTGCTGATCCTGGCAAACCAGTACTGAAATCGCGTTTGAGGAAGCTCTTTGATCGACCGTTTCCGAATGTTCTTAAGAATTCAACTGCGGAAAAGCCAATCGCGGCTGGGGAAGCTGCACAGTTCATCATCAATAAAGATGGGTTCTCTGAGTTTGAGCCGAGCTCcatttgtttggctaaaatggTGCAGAGTTTTATTGAGGAGAGTAACGAGAAGCAATTGTCAGTGGCCACTGCTGTGAAGAACGGTCGCAACCGCTGCAATTGCTTCAACGGGAACAATAATGACAGTTCTGATGATGAGTCCGATGACTTCGGCGGTGGTTTTGGTGAAACTGTAACAATCGGATCATCTGGTGCCGATGTTTACGACTTACTCAAG AGTCTGATACTTTGTGCTAGCGTAGCTGAGAGAAATCTCTTAGCCGACACCGCAAAGATTGTTGAGAAGAACAACAAAATTCACAAAAGGAAAGACGATTTGAGAAAAGTTGTCACAGATGGCCTTTCATCTCTCGGTTACGATTCTTCAATCTGTAAATCGAAATGGGAGAAATCCCCTTCACATCCTGCAG GAGAATATGAATACATCGATGTGATGGTGGAGAACGAGAGATTGGTGATAGACATAGATTTCAGATCGGAGTTTGAGATCGCTCGTTCCACTGGAATGTACAAGACGATTCTTCAATTAATCCCGAATATCTTCGTCGGAAAAACGGATCGTTTAGGTCAAATCGTATCGATCGTATCAGAGGCTGCGAGACAGAGCTTGAAGAAGAAGGGGATGCACTTTCCGCCATGGAGGAAAGCTGAATACATGAGAGCTAAATGGCTTTCGCCTCACATCAGATCCAAGCCTCCAAATCCTTCGGTGAAGGAGATCGAAATCACGAACATGGAGGAAAACGAGAACAACGAAGAATCGCCGACAGAGACGGACTGCGGAGAATTGGAATTGATATTCGGAGACGAAGAGACGATGATCACATCAGGTGAAAGTAATTCAATCGCTTCATCGCCGCCTCCGCAGGAAGGATTGTATGGCGGCAAGAAGGCGGCGTTGACAGTGACGCCCTGGCAACCTCCGGCGATCAAACCGAAGAGTCTCGATAGAGGAGCTAAGATCGTTACGGGATTGGCATCAATTCTGAAAGAGAATCCGTAA